AAGAATTCGTGGACTGTGATACCCCAAAAAACATGTCATACCAAATTGGAAATATTTCGATTAATTTTTTCTTAATACTCCTTGATCATAAATATAAGTATGTTGAGTAGTTTAGGATGATATAGTCAAAAGAGTGGAGATTTGACCAACAAtttccatatgaaaatatgataTCTGAAACAGAAATAAGTATATATATTATGAGAGGATTTTTAATGATGTAGTTACGGGCGTCAAATCTTACCTTATCAACTTGTCTAATTCTCTGCATATCGACGGTCAAAGTAATGAAAGGCCAATACCAAAACCACTAATATTCAGGATCCGAGGAAGTGACAAATTGTTATAGTTGTATTCAACAATGTGATGCAAACGCGTAAAAAAGAGGCTCAAGAGTCAAGACTTGAATGAACGGGAGGTGGAACTAGCAATCCAAATgagtgataaaaaaaaaaaaaaaaaaacttactgCAGAAAGCTGAACTCGAAGTGGATGGGCTTGCTGGGCGACATGTCTAACCGGAGGCTGGTAGAATGCAACACTTTAACACCTTTGGGGACAAATCGCTCAAGGTTATCTCCCTTGACTCGAAATGTGGTGACCAACACATGTTTAGCATCACAATTGCAAGAGAGCTTCATGCCTATCCAGACAGCGCACATGACCCGGCCACCAAGATGAGAGAGGAACCCATATCCTTCATTGCCGAAAGGGATTCAGTAGGCAGCGCCATCCGGTGCCGATCCTTATCCTGATCCTTGCACAGCTTGTAGGCATAGAGAACAGCAAAGTAGAGGAAGTagatggtgtcatcttcctccacaTACAAACCGCGGTGACGGATTGGGATGTAGCTGGTCCTCCAATCAGTCTCGACGGTGGCAACCACAGCCCAGGCGCAGTTAGAGCAATTGAAAGTGTAGAAGAGGTTGAATGGCGAGAGCGACAACAGGATGGTGTCGCCGACCACGACATGCCCCTGGAGGACAGGGATGGTGTCCTGGAGCATGTCTGCCGCCATTGGCTGGAGTTCCACCTCGACGTCGCCGGCCGGCACCCACTCCCCAGCATCCCTGTCAAAGCGCAGCATCACGAGGCTGGATGGGCTTCACTTCAGAAATTTCTTAGCGCCATCACCCTAAGAAATCCAGATTTTTTCCCGATTCCGATTTTTCCCGTAAATCCAGTATTCGATCGGTATACGCGGTATACGGTGCCGGTCGGTACGGGATCTTCCCGTTCCTATTTTCATCCCTAGCCCACCACGCGCACGCAGGAATCGATTCGGGCTCGAAAATCTTTGCCTTCCTATATTTTTCGACAGAAACTCCAAACTCCAAAGTTGTGTCTCCGTTCCGATTATTGAAGACGCGGCAAAAATGAGAGTAACATAGCAAAGGCCCTAGAAAGTTGTGTCTCCAAAACCCTAGCTTGCCGGATCCAGtcgacggcgatggcgccgcgacgggccgccgccggcccctgctGCAGTTTCCGCGACAAATGCCTATGCAGCTGGGTTAGGCGCTGCTCACCACGGATTCCGAGCGTGGCCCCGGGGCGGGACTACTCCTGCGTGCCGGCCAGCGGGGACGACCCCGGCGCGTGGTCGGTGCTCGTCGGCTTCATCTCAGTGTCCGAGGGCAACGCAGTCGACTTCCGCCTGCACCGTTTCCATGTGGCACGGTGGCGACGACATAGCCAAGGGGGGGGGGGAGATGGAGCCGCCACAAATCCTCAGTGCCATGGCCTCGCCGAGCCCCGATGGCCGCtcgctcttcctcttccccatACAAATCGAGGATCGCCTCCGTCCCCTGCAGCTGCATCTGCGCCTCTACGCCTCCGACAACAGGAAGATCACCGCATCCCCCTTGCCTGCCGTGCCGCTGGGCCCCATCATGCGGACCCGCCCAATAGCGGCCGCCAGCGACCTCTGGGCGCCGTGCTTCTCCGACCACGTTGGCCCGCCGCTCTCCTCCACGCTCACTATGAAACGGCTCGACAAGGACGCCGGCCGGTGGGTGGAGGTCGACGCCAAGAATAAGCCACACGTGACAAGTCCACCGCCTGGTGAGTTCGTCGGCCGTGTCCTCCACGGATACGTTGTGATTGGCCACGTCATCCTGTTGTCGATGCAGCCATCGCACGTCTTCTTCACCTTCGATTGCTCCACCTGCACCTGGGCTGAGGTTGTCACCACAGAGACCGAGAAGAACCGCTACATCCCTATCCATGAGCGTGCCGTGTACGTGGAAGAAGATGACACAATCTACTTCCTCAGTAGTGCTGTTGTCTACGCCTACAAGCTGTGCCAAGATGACCAGGGTCAGTACCGGATGGCTCCGCCTACTCTGGTTGATTGTATTTGCCCTTTCGATGATGAAGGCTATGGGTTCCTCACGCATCTCGGCAACAGACTCATGTGTGCTGTCTGGATCGGTGTTTCGCTTCGCTGCAGTTGTGATACTAGACATGTGCTCATCACTGTTTTTCGAGTTACGGGCAGCATGAGCAACCAGGGGCACTTCTTCCCCAAAGGCATCAAAATCCTTCATTCCACGTGCCGCCGGTTGGACATCTCACCGAGCACACCCATTACATCCAACGGCGAATTCTGCTTTCTACAGTAAGTGATGTCTCTTCCCTGTTTGTTGTCCCTTTTGGATCAATTACTAGTTTTCTTTGGCAATTCACACTTATCTAAGTACAACTTTAATAGTTTGGTGCGGAGGAGTTCTGCAACTGAAAGATTTTTAATTTCCTATGAATTTCTTTTTTGAGTCACTTATTCTTatttctgcaaaaaaaaaatgtttccttTTCCATGTCAACTAGGGAGTACGAAGTGTTCAACCTTGATACATCGATGCCGCTTGAGGCTATGGAAGCTGCAACCAGCCTCAATGTGGCTGAACCCTCTGTTATGCTTGGCTGTTGCAGGTTTAAAATCCTGTCCCCAAAAGAATCTTTATCTAACCCTAAATATTTCTTTATctactttatttttttattgtttgtTGTGATTGTGAATGTTTGTATACCATGCAATTCCTGCAGGGAGTTTCGGAATGAAACACCACTCCGAACTGCTGTTATGCTTGAGGGATCTCCTATCCTGGCCAGAAAAGCTCTATACATTGTCTGCCAGGTTGCTTCTCATTCAACTGTATACAAGGTTTTTATTGCTGATGGAAGGTTGGAGTGCCATGGCAAGATTCTCAGACCGCGTTGCATCATGAACACGTTTAGTAGTGGAGATGAGTATGGTATGATGAAGAAGCCTCTCCCATGGCATTTTGTTTGTTGCAGTAAGAACATATATGCTTACGGACGCTCAGGAGATGAACTATATACTTGCAATTTGCATTCTGGAGCCCTCTCTTGCATTCCTTTGAAAAGGCCTGTTCAAGTGTCGATAGCTCTTGTTCTTCAAGTTGGCAGCAGGATTATTGCTATCGGTGATACCATCTGCGATGTATATTGTTTTGGTTCTAATCAGGAATGGAAACATATCCGTACGCATGGGACATTCAATCTGAAAAGGGAGGTTAATCTGTCTGGCTATGCAGTGTTGAGTGATGACATCTTCATTGTTTCCGATGCTGATAGAAGCTGCCTTCTTTTGCTTGACCTGCTAACCAGGGAATGGAGTTATATCAGAATATTTTCTGAGTTTTCAAGGTCACCGCATTCGTGGGTAGAAGTTGTTTCTGGCTGGCCGTCTGAAAGTGGATTTCTAAATGGGAGATCTGTATTTATCGAGGGTTTTATTTACTCATGTGCAGATGGAGGTATTGCCGCTTATGAGATAATTAAACAAGGTGATTCTTATTACCTCGGTGATCATGTTTATATGAAACTTCAATGGTGCAAGTTTTGGGAAGCGCGTAGAATGTGCTTGGATTATGTTGGCAAAGACACAGTTTCTGGTGCCATTGTGCTTTGTGTGGTGCAAGGTGATTATTTCTTTCACATTTTTATGTGTCTATCTTCTCCATTTTATCACCAGCAAGTATGAGATTCCTATATATCATTATATACTTAATTTGTCTACTGTCTCcattttcctaatcctctttAGCCTCCTAAATGATCTTTTTTTGGACTTTAGTACTGTATGATTCTGTTACATTAACAAAGTTCAGTTGATTTTGAGTTTATCTTATGTAATGGCTTAATGTAATATTTGAATAAAGGTGGTGGGATGGAAGACCTTACTTTACTTGATAAATGGGTAAATGGCCGTTACTGTGTTCATGTTCGTTGTAGGAATGGTATGTGACTAAGGTTTTATTCATTACATATTATGGGGGAGGGCAGATCTTGCACAGTGCTAGAGTGTCCATTTGTGGCCTGGGGTCCTATGGCAAACCTTGCA
Above is a genomic segment from Setaria viridis chromosome 4, Setaria_viridis_v4.0, whole genome shotgun sequence containing:
- the LOC117854138 gene encoding uncharacterized protein; the protein is MEPPQILSAMASPSPDGRSLFLFPIQIEDRLRPLQLHLRLYASDNRKITASPLPAVPLGPIMRTRPIAAASDLWAPCFSDHVGPPLSSTLTMKRLDKDAGRWVEVDAKNKPHVTSPPPGEFVGRVLHGYVVIGHVILLSMQPSHVFFTFDCSTCTWAEVVTTETEKNRYIPIHERAVYVEEDDTIYFLSSAVVYAYKLCQDDQGQYRMAPPTLVDCICPFDDEGYGFLTHLGNRLMCAVWIGVSLRCSCDTRHVLITVFRVTGSMSNQGHFFPKGIKILHSTCRRLDISPSTPITSNGEFCFLQEYEVFNLDTSMPLEAMEAATSLNVAEPSVMLGCCRFKILSPKESLSNPKYFFIYFIFLLFVVIVNVCIPCNSCREFRNETPLRTAVMLEGSPILARKALYIVCQVASHSTVYKVFIADGRLECHGKILRPRCIMNTFSSGDEYGMMKKPLPWHFVCCSKNIYAYGRSGDELYTCNLHSGALSCIPLKRPVQVSIALVLQVGSRIIAIGDTICDVYCFGSNQEWKHIRTHGTFNLKREVNLSGYAVLSDDIFIVSDADRSCLLLLDLLTREWSYIRIFSEFSRSPHSWVEVVSGWPSESGFLNGRSVFIEGFIYSCADGGIAAYEIIKQGDSYYLGDHVYMKLQWCKFWEARRMCLDYVGKDTVSGAIVLCVVQGMCGTVAERLRNARGKVGGK